In Halolamina litorea, the genomic window ATCGAGCTCACGGTGCCGTTCGACGAGAAGCTCACCAACCTCGCCTCGAAGCCGACGATCCACGGCGGCGTCGCGGCGACGCTCATCGACACCGCCGGCGGACTGGCGCTCCGACTCGTCGCCGACGACCCGCTTTCGGTCGACGTGGCGACGGTGAGCCTCAACGTGAACTACCTCCGGCGGGCGACCGGTGACCTCCACGCCAGCGCCGACGTGATCCGTGCCGGCTCCACCATCGGCGTCAGCCGGGTCAACGTCACCAGCACCGTCCCCGAGGGCGTCGACGACGGCG contains:
- a CDS encoding PaaI family thioesterase, with translation MSDVPPLPDEAGEFLRYAVEEEHGYLSWLGTEVGAVERGHIELTVPFDEKLTNLASKPTIHGGVAATLIDTAGGLALRLVADDPLSVDVATVSLNVNYLRRATGDLHASADVIRAGSTIGVSRVNVTSTVPEGVDDGDDRDWGVEEGEERLVATGQPSYRLFR